One window of the Doryrhamphus excisus isolate RoL2022-K1 chromosome 10, RoL_Dexc_1.0, whole genome shotgun sequence genome contains the following:
- the cfap20 gene encoding cilia- and flagella-associated protein 20 isoform X2, translated as MFKNTFQSGFLSILYSIGSKPLQIWDKKVRNGHIKRITDNDIHSLVLEVEGTNVSTTYITCPADPKKTLGIKLPFLVMIIKNLKKYFTFEVQVLDDKNVRRRFRASNYQSTTRVKPFICTMPMRLDDGWNQIQFNLSDFTRRAYGTNYIETLRVQIHANCRIRRVYFSDRLYSEDELPAEFKLYVPVQSQKAK; from the exons ATGTTCAAAAATACATTCCAAAGTGGATTTCTTTCTATATTATATAGCATAGGTAGCAAACCTCTTCAGATATGGGACAAAAAG GTGAGGAACGGTCACATCAAGCGGATTACTGATAATGACATTCACTCATTGGTGTTGGAGGTGGAAGGGACGAATGTGAG TACTACTTATATAACTTGCCCAGCTGACCCCAAGAAGACATTGGGCATCAAGTTGCCGTTTCTTGTGATGATCATCAAAAACCTAAAGAAGTATTTCACCTTCGAAGTCCAG GTGTTGGATGATAAAAATGTTCGCCGGCGGTTTCGAGCAAGTAACTACCAGAGTACGACGCGAGTGAAACCGTTCATTTGCACCATGCCAATGAGGCTCGATGATGGCTGGAACCAGATTCAGTTTAACCTGTCAGACTTCACCAGGAGAGCCTACGGAACCAATTACATCGAGACGCTGCGTGTGCAG ATTCACGCTAACTGTCGTATTAGGAGGGTGTATTTCTCAGACAGACTCTATTCTGAGGATGAGCTCCCAGCAGAGTTTAAGCTCTACGTCCCTGTCCAGAGTCAAAAAGCCAAG taG
- the cfap20 gene encoding cilia- and flagella-associated protein 20 isoform X1, with the protein MFKNTFQSGFLSILYSIGSKPLQIWDKKVRNGHIKRITDNDIHSLVLEVEGTNVSTTYITCPADPKKTLGIKLPFLVMIIKNLKKYFTFEVQVLDDKNVRRRFRASNYQSTTRVKPFICTMPMRLDDGWNQIQFNLSDFTRRAYGTNYIETLRVQIHANCRIRRVYFSDRLYSEDELPAEFKLYVPVQSQKAKQ; encoded by the exons ATGTTCAAAAATACATTCCAAAGTGGATTTCTTTCTATATTATATAGCATAGGTAGCAAACCTCTTCAGATATGGGACAAAAAG GTGAGGAACGGTCACATCAAGCGGATTACTGATAATGACATTCACTCATTGGTGTTGGAGGTGGAAGGGACGAATGTGAG TACTACTTATATAACTTGCCCAGCTGACCCCAAGAAGACATTGGGCATCAAGTTGCCGTTTCTTGTGATGATCATCAAAAACCTAAAGAAGTATTTCACCTTCGAAGTCCAG GTGTTGGATGATAAAAATGTTCGCCGGCGGTTTCGAGCAAGTAACTACCAGAGTACGACGCGAGTGAAACCGTTCATTTGCACCATGCCAATGAGGCTCGATGATGGCTGGAACCAGATTCAGTTTAACCTGTCAGACTTCACCAGGAGAGCCTACGGAACCAATTACATCGAGACGCTGCGTGTGCAG ATTCACGCTAACTGTCGTATTAGGAGGGTGTATTTCTCAGACAGACTCTATTCTGAGGATGAGCTCCCAGCAGAGTTTAAGCTCTACGTCCCTGTCCAGAGTCAAAAAGCCAAG cagtaG
- the samhd1 gene encoding deoxynucleoside triphosphate triphosphohydrolase SAMHD1, which translates to MANRKRTLATPTSDDDLMKTPEKRVSAVRQLCDSDYSQWGIEETCRYLREEGLGEWQNVFREHKVIGVELRRLNREDLEKIGIESLEDQLRILQSLRKLWFECPQTNKVFNDPIHGHVELHPLLVKIIDTPQFQRLRNIKQLGGTYFVFPGASHNRFEHSIGVGYLAGQLVKTLNERQPELLISRRDILCVQIAGLCHDLGHGPFSHMFDAKFIPKARPDISWKHEKASIDMFDYLVNDNDLKPLMEEHGLRLPEDLDFIKELIAGPPTTNAGLVENWAYKGRPKEKSFLYEIVANKRNGIDMDKWDYFARDCYHLGIQNNSDYRRFLKFVRVCEEDGQKLICTRDKEAGNLYDMFHTRNCLHKRAYQHRVGNIIETMINEAFLKADKHIQIPGSGGKMFTLSTAIDDMEAYSKLTDHVFEQILYSSTPELAEARQILHNILRRRLYKFVGQTQSEEPLVVTQKMIDDWEVALPMSVPQTGPLGVTLLPEDFVVSVIHLDYGMKKENPIDNMRFYCKTDPTKAIQISKEQVSKLLPERFAEQLIRVYYKKADEKSLDAARKHFVQWCINNDFSKPQDGDIIAPELTLLKESWSSKKKQNKNEDDLGCRKMDVKKTLFHR; encoded by the exons ATGGCTAACCGTAAACGAACCTTGGCGACTCCGACGAGCGACGATGACTTGATGAAAACGCCGGAGAAGAGAGTGTCAGCGGTCCGACAGCTGTGTGACTCGGACTACTCTCAATGGGGAATCGAGGAAACATGCCGGTACCTTCGAGAAGAAGGTCTGGGAGAGTGGCAAAATGTGTTTAGAG aacataaagtcattggtGTGGAGCTGCGACGTCTCAACAGGGAGGACCTGGAGAAGATTGGCATTGA GTCTCTTGAAGACCAACTTCGGATCCTCCAGAGCCTGAGGAAGCTGTGGTTTGAATGTCCTCAAACAAACAAG GTCTTTAATGATCCCATCCACGGACATGTTGAGCTCCACCCACTTCTCGTCAAAATCATTGACACTCCCCAGTTCCAAAGACTCCGAAATATCAAACAGTTAGGAGGGACGTACTTTGTCTTCCCTGGCGCATCCCACAATCGTTTTGAGCACTCCATCGG AGTGGGTTACTTGGCAGGACAACTCGTGAAAACACTCAATGAAAGGCAACCCGAACTTCTCATTTCTCGGCGAGACATCCTGTGTGTGCAAATAGCCGGGCTTTGTCACGATCTGG GACACGGGCCTTTTTCACACATGTTTGATGCCAAGTTCATTCCAAAAGCACGCCCTGATATTTCCTGGAAG CACGAGAAAGCATCGATTGACATGTTTGACTACCTGGTCAACGACAATGACCTGAAGCCTCTGATGGAGGAACATGGCCTCCGCCTTCCCGAGGACCTGGACTTCATCAAGGAGCTTATTGCAGGACCTCCGACCACAAATGCAGGCCTGGTTGAAAAC TGGGCCTACAAAGGCCGTCCAAAGGAAAAGTCCTTCCTCTATGAGATCGTGGCCAACAAGAGAAATGGTATCGATATGGACAAGTGGGACTACTTCGCCAG AGACTGCTACCATCTGGGAATCCAGAACAACTCGGACTATCGTCGTTTCCTCAAGTTTGTGAGGGTGTGTGAGGAGGACGGACAGAAGCTAATTTGCACTCGAGACAAG gaggCGGGCAATCTGTACGACATGTTCCACACGCGTAACTGTCTCCACAAGAGAGCTTACCAGCACAGAGTGGGCAACATCATAGAAACCAT GATCAATGAGGCGTTTTTGAAGGCCGATAAGCACATCCAGATCCCAGGCTCAGGTGGTAAGATGTTCACGCTCTCCACAGCCATAGATGACATGGAGGCCTACAGCAAGCTGACAG ATCACGTATTTGAACAAATACTCTACTCCTCCACCCCGGAGTTGGCCGAGGCACGACAGATTCTGCACAACATTCTTAGGCGCCGTCTCTACAAGTTTGTGGGCCAAACCCAGAGTGAAGAACCCTTGGTAGTCACTCAG AAAATGATTGATGACTGGGAGGTGGCGTTGCCAATGTCAGTTCCTCAGACTGGCCCCCTGGGGGTCACTCTGCTGCCGGAAGACTTTGTCGTTAGC GTCATTCATCTGGACTATGGGATGAAAAAGGAGAACCCCATCGACAATATGCGTTTCTATTGCAAGACTGACCCCACCAAAGCCATTCAGATATCTAAGGAACAG GTTTCCAAACTTCTGCCTGAACGCTTTGCTGAGCAACTGATCAGAGTTTACTACAAGaaggcggatgagaagagcctcgaTGCAGCCAGGAAGCACTTTGTGCAATGGTGCATCAACAACGACTTCTCAAAACCTCAG GACGGAGACATAATTGCACCTGAACTGACTCTCCTGAAAGAGAGCTGGTCgagcaaaaagaaacaaaacaagaatgaAGATGATCTGGGCTGTAGGAAGATGGATGTAAAAAAGACGCTTTTTCATAGATGA
- the snai1b gene encoding snail family zinc finger 1b gives MPRSFLVKKYFSSKKPPCYRDSHLESQTAFVPESFPRADLPTQHSALTCYPTDPFGSMDALPAPLSPIAPSSLPPSPLGPLDLSSSPFSSSGEEEEDGGRSSAPSSPDVIQPAYHCSKIYGNHGVLSHRQTSHPSPSPLTETTTSRPAFHCKHCPKEYTSLGALKMHIRSHTLPCVCPTCGKAFSRPWLLRGHIRTHTGERPFACQHCNRAFADRSNLRAHLQTHSEVKKYQCGSCSRTFSRMSLLHKHKASGCSPAT, from the exons ATGCCTCGGTCGTTTCTTGTCAAGAAGTATTTTTCCAGCAAGAAGCCACCATGCTACAGAGATAGCCACCTTGAAAGCCAAACAG CTTTTGTTCCAGAAAGCTTCCCACGAGCTGATCTTCCCACGCAGCACTCAGCCCTGACCTGCTACCCCACAGACCCCTTTGGGAGCATGGACGCTCTACCCGCGCCCCTCTCCCCAATCGCTCCATCCTCCCTCCCGCCGTCGCCACTCGGGCCTCTGGACCTCAGCAGCTCACCCTTCAGCAGCAGtggcgaagaagaagaagacggtgGTCGTTCCTCGGCCCCCTCCAGCCCGGATGTCATCCAACCTGCGTATCACTGCAGCAAGATCTACGGCAACCACGGCGTGCTGTCCCACCGTCAGACGTCCCACCCATCGCCTTCGCCGCTCACCGAGACCACGACGTCACGGCCGGCCTTCCATTGCAAACATTGCCCCAAGGAGTACACCAGCCTGGGCGCCCTGAAGATGCACATCCGCTCCCACACGCTGCCGTGCGTGTGTCCCACCTGCGGGAAAGCCTTCTCCAGACCGTGGCTCCTGAGGGGACACAtccgcacacacacag GTGAACGTCCGTTTGCTTGTCAACACTGTAACCGCGCCTTTGCCGACCGCTCCAACCTGCGTGCACACCTGCAGACGCACTCCGAAGTGAAGAAGTACCAGTGTGGGTCCTGTTCTCGGACCTTCAGTCGCATGTCTCTGCTGCACAAACACAAGGCCTCCGGATGCAGTCCCGCTACTTAG
- the LOC131137512 gene encoding tumor protein p53-inducible nuclear protein 2 isoform X2 — translation MFQRLSNLLFGEVEEVAAELKGPKPCVTEADEEGWMLVNLPDQSGCIMAAEDETQAQISAHPLKDSNQPNHENTLTRTECQTSIPRPPNKRCRTRKSQPQGAVVLSDPPSCPRRVRMAKASSTQSLPPDEGATAEASPMEDLLIEHPSMSVYVSPSNLSIVSNGNLSVVDEESIMSMASSVSRVAEPAAAPATHTAGPFRVTFGPYVQPKVAQVARVQRGKARIERRHLSRNRIHRQNRTREQVPRHASHARNTFLHQPSKRNFCH, via the exons ATGTTTCAACGTCTGAGCAACCTACTGTTtggggaggtggaggaggtggcagCTGAGCTGAAGGGACCCAAGCCTTGTGTGACAGAGGCTGATGAGGAAGGATGGATGCTTGTTAACTTGCCTG ACCAATCTGGCTGCATAATGGCGGCAGAGGATGAGACACAGGCCCAAATTTCTGCACATCCATTAAAGGACAGTAACCAACCAAATCATGAAAACACTCTGACACGGACTGAATGCCAAACTTCCATTCCCCGCCCACCAAACAAACGGTGTAGGACACGAAAAAGTCAGCCGCAAGGGGCAGTGGTATTGTCAGATCCACCGTCTTGCCCGAGAAGGGTCAGAATGGCCAAGGCCTCCTCCACCCAGTCCCTTCCTCCTGACG AAGGAGCCACCGCAGAAGCGAGCCCAATGGAGGACCTGCTCATCGAGCACCCCAGCATGTCTGTGTACGTCTCCCCAAGCAACCTGTCCATAGTCTCCAACGGAAACCTGTCAGTAGTGGACGAGGAAAGCATTATGAGTATGGCAAGTAGtgtgag CAGAGTGGCTGAGCCAGCTGCCGCTCCGGCTACCCACACCGCCGGCCCGTTCAGGGTGACTTTTGGACCTTACGTCCAGCCCAAGGTAGCCCAAGTGGCCAGGGTCCAGCGTGGCAAAGCTCGCATTGAGCGCCGCCACCTGAGCCGCAACCGCATCCATCGCCAAAACCGCACCAGGGAGCAGGTTCCACGTCACGCAAGCCACGCTCGAAACACCTTCCTCCACCAGCCTAGCAAGCGTAACTTCTGCCACTAA
- the LOC131137512 gene encoding uncharacterized protein LOC131137512 isoform X1, with the protein MFQRLSNLLFGEVEEVAAELKGPKPCVTEADEEGWMLVNLPDQSGCIMAAEDETQAQISAHPLKDSNQPNHENTLTRTECQTSIPRPPNKRCRTRKSQPQGAVVLSDPPSCPRRVRMAKASSTQSLPPDGECGGSGDSSRAGSESLRASVRGCMDESWFVTPPPCFTAEGATAEASPMEDLLIEHPSMSVYVSPSNLSIVSNGNLSVVDEESIMSMASSVSRVAEPAAAPATHTAGPFRVTFGPYVQPKVAQVARVQRGKARIERRHLSRNRIHRQNRTREQVPRHASHARNTFLHQPSKRNFCH; encoded by the exons ATGTTTCAACGTCTGAGCAACCTACTGTTtggggaggtggaggaggtggcagCTGAGCTGAAGGGACCCAAGCCTTGTGTGACAGAGGCTGATGAGGAAGGATGGATGCTTGTTAACTTGCCTG ACCAATCTGGCTGCATAATGGCGGCAGAGGATGAGACACAGGCCCAAATTTCTGCACATCCATTAAAGGACAGTAACCAACCAAATCATGAAAACACTCTGACACGGACTGAATGCCAAACTTCCATTCCCCGCCCACCAAACAAACGGTGTAGGACACGAAAAAGTCAGCCGCAAGGGGCAGTGGTATTGTCAGATCCACCGTCTTGCCCGAGAAGGGTCAGAATGGCCAAGGCCTCCTCCACCCAGTCCCTTCCTCCTGACGGCGAGTGTGGGGGCAGTGGGGATAGCAGTAGGGCAGGCTCGGAGAGCCTGAGAGCCTCAGTGAGAGGCTGCATGGATGAGAGCTGGTTTGTCACCCCTCCCCCCTGTTTCACTGCAGAAGGAGCCACCGCAGAAGCGAGCCCAATGGAGGACCTGCTCATCGAGCACCCCAGCATGTCTGTGTACGTCTCCCCAAGCAACCTGTCCATAGTCTCCAACGGAAACCTGTCAGTAGTGGACGAGGAAAGCATTATGAGTATGGCAAGTAGtgtgag CAGAGTGGCTGAGCCAGCTGCCGCTCCGGCTACCCACACCGCCGGCCCGTTCAGGGTGACTTTTGGACCTTACGTCCAGCCCAAGGTAGCCCAAGTGGCCAGGGTCCAGCGTGGCAAAGCTCGCATTGAGCGCCGCCACCTGAGCCGCAACCGCATCCATCGCCAAAACCGCACCAGGGAGCAGGTTCCACGTCACGCAAGCCACGCTCGAAACACCTTCCTCCACCAGCCTAGCAAGCGTAACTTCTGCCACTAA
- the LOC131137512 gene encoding tumor protein p53-inducible nuclear protein 2 isoform X3, translating into MFQRLSNLLFGEVEEVAAELKGPKPCVTEADEEGWMLVNLPEGATAEASPMEDLLIEHPSMSVYVSPSNLSIVSNGNLSVVDEESIMSMASSVSRVAEPAAAPATHTAGPFRVTFGPYVQPKVAQVARVQRGKARIERRHLSRNRIHRQNRTREQVPRHASHARNTFLHQPSKRNFCH; encoded by the exons ATGTTTCAACGTCTGAGCAACCTACTGTTtggggaggtggaggaggtggcagCTGAGCTGAAGGGACCCAAGCCTTGTGTGACAGAGGCTGATGAGGAAGGATGGATGCTTGTTAACTTGCCTG AAGGAGCCACCGCAGAAGCGAGCCCAATGGAGGACCTGCTCATCGAGCACCCCAGCATGTCTGTGTACGTCTCCCCAAGCAACCTGTCCATAGTCTCCAACGGAAACCTGTCAGTAGTGGACGAGGAAAGCATTATGAGTATGGCAAGTAGtgtgag CAGAGTGGCTGAGCCAGCTGCCGCTCCGGCTACCCACACCGCCGGCCCGTTCAGGGTGACTTTTGGACCTTACGTCCAGCCCAAGGTAGCCCAAGTGGCCAGGGTCCAGCGTGGCAAAGCTCGCATTGAGCGCCGCCACCTGAGCCGCAACCGCATCCATCGCCAAAACCGCACCAGGGAGCAGGTTCCACGTCACGCAAGCCACGCTCGAAACACCTTCCTCCACCAGCCTAGCAAGCGTAACTTCTGCCACTAA
- the LOC131136991 gene encoding glutathione hydrolase 7, which yields MFNPAPEIVAGHPGGPVVDKDVTSETTLGSAYSPVDYMSITSFPRLPEDEMVSGENTVKCRKDEDNILGEQETDPDVFLKSARLQRLPSSASDLAYHDGVSLRETTRDPFTQECACQRDGLTVIITACLTFATGVTVALIMQIYFGDPQVFHQGAVVTDVARCTSLGFEVLGKQGSSVDAAITAALCLGIVHPHTSGLGGGGVMLVHDIRKNETRVIDFRETAPSAIREELLQTNLELNPGLLVGVPGILSGMHQAHQLYGRMAWKDVVTMAADVARNGFNVTHDLAEALANIKDRNISAAFRDLFLPNGQAPLSGLLSRRLDLASILDAVAVKGISEFYSGNLSREMVAVVQASGGVLTEDDFANYSTVLQQPNQINYQGHHVMVAPAPHAGIGLITALNILEGYNITNQVPINSTYHRTAESLKIALALASGLGDPMFDNSVSETVTKMLSKPNASLLRQMINDSQAFPASHYVPSFSLEEDAVAAQVMVMGPDDHIVSIVSSLNKPFGSGIVTPSGILLNSQVMAFSWPNKTESPTPNPRNSLQPGKRPLSFLMPTAVRPAIGLCGTYMAVGSSNGAKALSGITQVLLNVLSSRKNLNDSLAHGRLHPQLDPDTLLVDSEFLDEDVELLQAKGHKVERMEVLSLVEGTQRTNDLIIGVTDPRSADASALTMSKT from the exons ATGTTCAACCCCGCTCCTGAAATAGTGGCAGGACATCCTGGTGGACCCGTGGTGGATAAAGATGTCACTTCAGAGACAACATTGGGGAGCGCCTACTCCCCAGTGGACTACATGAGCATCACAAGCTTTCCCAGGCTGCCAGAGGATGAGATGGTCTCCGGGGAGAACACCGTAAAATGTCGCAAAGATGAAGACAACATCTTGGGCGAGCAAGAGACGG ACCCAGATGTGTTTTTGAAGTCCGCTCGTCTGCAGCGTCTACCATCCTCAGCCTCTGACCTGGCCTACCATGATGGCGTATCCCTGAGGGAGACCACCAGAGATCCTTTTACGCAAGAGTGTGCCTGCCAGCGGGATGGACTGACCGTCATTATCACTGCTTGTCTCACCTTCGCCACGGGTGTCACTGTGGCGCTCATCATGCAGATCTACTTCGGAGACCCCCAG GTCTTTCACCAGGGAGCTGTGGTGACAGATGTGGCTCGGTGTACATCTCTTGGATTTGAAGTTTTAGGAAAGCAAGGCTCCAGTGTCGATGCTGCAATTACTGCTGCCCTCTGTTTGGGAATTGTCCATCCTCACACCTCTGGTTTAGGAGG TGGGGGAGTTATGTTGGTGCATGACATCCGGAAGAATGAGACAAGGGTCATTGACTTCCGAGAGACGGCGCCATCTGCCATTCGGGAAGAGCTGCTACAGACAAACCTTGAGCTGAAT CCGGGTTTGCTTGTTGGAGTACCAGGTATACTCAGCGGGATGCATCAGGCACACCAGCtttatggaag AATGGCGTGGAAAGATGTGGTTACCATGGCAGCAGATGTGGCCAGAAATGGATTTAATGTCACACATGACTTAG CTGAAGCGCTAGCTAATATTAAAGACCGGAATATTTCGGCGGCATTTCGGGATCTCTTCCTCCCCAATGGCCAGGCTCCACTCTCTGGGTTGTTGAGCAGGCGCCTTGATTTAGCAAGCATCTTGGATGCTGTTGCGGTTAAAGGGATATCAGAGTTCTACAGTGGAAACCTGTCTCGTGAAATGGTTGCTGTG GTTCAAGCCAGTGGTGGAGTGCTCACCGAAGATGACTTTGCCAACTACAGTACTGTCCTACAGCAACCGAACCAAATCAACTATCAGG GACACCATGTTATGGTGGCTCCAGCACCTCATGCAGGTATCGGCCTGATCACTGCCCTCAACATCCTGGAAGGTTACAACATTACCAACCAAGTGCCCATCAACAGCACTTACCACAGGACTGCAGAG TCTTTGAAGATAGCTCTGGCCCTGGCGAGTGGCCTGGGAGACCCCATGTTTGACAATTCAGTTTCCGAAACAGTCACCAAGATGTTGAG CAAACCAAATGCGTCTTTGCTTCGCCAAATGATCAACGACTCTCAGGCGTTTCCTGCCAGCCATTACGTGCCATCATTTAGTTTGGAGGAGGATGCAGTAGCTGCTCAAGTCATGGTCATGGGACCAGATGACCACATTGTCTCCATAGTAAG CTCCCTAAATAAACCATTTGGCAGTGGGATAGTGACCCCTTCCGGAATCCTTTTGAACAGCCAAGTAATGGCCTTCTCTTGGCCTAATAAAACAGAAAGCCCCACACCTAACCCT CGTAACAGCCTCCAGCCTGGGAAGAGGCCATTGTCCTTCTTAATGCCCACAGCTGTGAGACCAGCCATTGGGTTGTGCGGGACATACATGGCTGTTGGATCCTCCAATGGAGCGAAAGCGCTTAGTGGCATCACACAG GTGCTGCTGAATGTTCTGTCCTCACGTAAAAACCTGAATGACAGTTTAGCACATGGTAGGCTCCACCCACAGCTGGACCCAGACACCCTCCTGGTTGACT CTGAATTTCTAGATGAAGATGTTGAGCTGCTGCAAGCCAAAGGTCACAAAGTTGAGAGGATGGAAGTTTTGTCACTGGTGGAAGGAACCCAGAGAACTAATGACCTTATCATTGGCGTGACTGATCCCCGTAGTGCTGATGCCTCAGCCCTGACTATGTCCAAGACTTAG